The following coding sequences are from one Asterias amurensis chromosome 8, ASM3211899v1 window:
- the LOC139940708 gene encoding transmembrane anterior posterior transformation protein 1 homolog encodes MENVREGVQSLHADKAPGLTVKIYNSNMAAISEQSEPSNAGDAVKAERLPERSGEMTGQAAEVKRDKPPSGPESVGPISESGDASSTVEEKELHLWSYFGAELTRGYLLEHDEARYALKRERVYTFIRIPKELEKMMTYGFFLCMDAFLFVFTFLPLRVIIALFRLITHPCIIQRGRRLEPAQICDILKAVILIACTWLLQFVDVSMLYHIVRGQAVIKLYIIYNMLEVADRLFSSFGQDILDTLFWTATEPRDKKREHLGILPHLLMAVIYVFLHAILVLFQATTLNVAFNSHSKALLTIMMSNNFVELKGSVFKKFEKYNLYQMSCSDIRERYHYMVLLFCVVLRNMTEFNWNIDHFWELIPDLFSVLVAEILVDWVKHAFITKFNSIPAEVYTEYRASLAYDMVTSRMKTAFSDHSDVVSRRMGFIPLPLACLVYRIVGQSFKIHGTTGMVLIFLLYLCLTAFKVLNSILLLGKARQYVNEANMADILPQPKKPQTPPPRQQPQQQQQQQQQPPPSSPPPQQESPATSSSTAAAEPSHKAPKVPSPINSQTLLVSDSSVNLLASGPDVGPLSPMETSQSLSKGSAAKNAPDRKRTLSEIDRYTLCSNRIV; translated from the exons ATGGAAAATGTTCGAGAAGGAGTACAAAGTCTGCATGCTGATAAGGCTCCGGGACTTACTGTAAAAATATACAACTCCAATATGGCAGCAATCAGCGAGCAAAGTGAACCGTCGAATGCTGGAGATGCAGTTAAGGCTGAACGGCTGCCCGAGAGATCCGGAGAAATGACCGGGCAGGCTGCTGAGGTGAAACGGGACAAGCCCCCCTCTGGCCCGGAGTCTGTCGGCCCGATCTCGGAGTCCGGGGATGCGTCCAGTACTGTGGAAGAGAAAG AGCTTCACTTGTGGAGTTATTTTGGTGCCGAGTTGACGAGAGGCTACCTGCTTGAACATGATGAAGCACGCTACGCACTCAAGAGAGAACGAGTCTACACTTTCATACGCATTCCTAAAGAACTGgagaag ATGATGACGTATGGCTTCTTCCTGTGCATGGATGCATTCTTATTTGTCTTCACCTTCCTCCCGTTGAGGGTCATCATTGCCTTATTCCGCCTCATCACACATCCTTGCATCATACAAAG AGGGAGGAGGTTGGAGCCAGCGCAGATCTGTGATATTCTCAAGGCGGTCATACTCATAGCCTGTACCTGGCTTCTGCAGTTTGTGGACGTGTCTATGCTGTACCATATAGTCAGAGGCCAGGCTGTCATCAAGCTGTACATCATCTACAATATGTTAGAG gttGCGGATCGTTTGTTTTCCTCATTTGGTCAAGACATCCTAGACACACTCTTTTGGACGGCCACGGAGCCGAGGGACAAGAAACGAGAACATCTTGGCATCTTACCTCATCTACTCATGGCAGTCATCTATGTCT TCTTACATGCTATACTAGTTCTCTTCCAAGCCACAACGCTCAACGTAGCGTTCAATTCACACAGCAAGGCGCTACTCACCATCATGATGTCTAATAAT TTTGTTGAGCTCAAGGGAAGTGTCTTCAAGAAGTTTGAGAAGTACAACTTGTACCAGATGTCTTGCAGTG ACATAAGGGAGAGGTATCACTACATGGTGCTTCTGTTTTGTGTGGTGCTTCGTAACATGACAGAGTTCAACTGGAATATTG ATCATTTTTGGGAGTTGATTCCTGACCTTTTTTCGGTGCTCGTAGCAGAGATCCTCGTGGACTGGGTCAAGCACGCTTTCATCACAAAGTTCAATTCCATCCCAGCAGAG GTGTACACAGAATACAGAGCAAGCTTGGCTTATGACATGGTGACAAGCAGAATGAAAACT GCTTTCTCCGACCACTCCGATGTGGTTTCTCGTAGAATGGGGTTTATTCCATTGCCTCTAGCCTGCCTAGTGTATCGCATCGTCGGCCAGTCCTTCAAGATTCATGGTACTACTGGAATGGTCCTCATCTTCCTTCTCTATCTTTG TTTAACAGCCTTCAAAGTCCTGAACAGTATTCTATTGCTGGGTAAAGCCCGCCAGTACGTCAACGAAGCCAACATGGCTGACATCTTACCACAACCAAAGAAACCTCAAACCCCACCGCCACGACAACAaccgcagcagcagcagcagcagcagcagcaacctCCGCCATCTTCACCACCACCTCAACAGGAATCACCTGCGACATCATCGTCAACAGCGGCAGCTGAGCCCTCTCATAAGGCTCCTAAGGTTCCCTCGCCGATCAACTCGCAGACTCTGCTGGTGTCGGATAGCAGTGTCAATCTCCTTGCCAGTGGTCCTGATGTTGGTCCGCTCTCCCCGATGGAAACGAGTCAGTCGCTGAGTAAGGGCAGCGCCGCGAAAAATGCGCCCGATCGGAAGAGGACGCTGTCTGAGATCGACAGGTATACACTGTGTAGCAATCGCATCGTCTAA